The genome window CGGCAGAGATGCCTGTTGCATCAGCTGAGCCGTGGGATTTCACAACCGTGCCGTTCAGACCCAGAAAGACGCCCCCGTTCACACGGCGCGGATCAATCTTTTTGCTGAGGCGGCGCAGCGAGGTATAGGCCAGAAGCGACGCAAGCCGTGACATAGGCGAATATTTGAACGCTTCGCGCAGGCGGTTGCCGATCATGCTGGCGGTGCCTTCGCCGGTTTTGATCGCCACGTTCCCGGTGAACCCGTCGGTCACGATCACATCCGCGCGGTTGCCCGAAATGTCGCCACCCTCAACAAAGCCTACAAATTCAAAGCCCGTGGCATCGCCTTGGGCGCGAATCAGATCATAGGCTTCTTTAAGCTCAGTGCGGCCTTTATGTTCTTCTGTACCGACATTCAGCAACCCAACACGCGGGCGCTCTAGGTCCATACCGTTGCGGGCATAGGAGGTGCCCATCAAAGCAAAGCGCAACAAATCATCGGCGTCGGCGCGCACATCGGCGCCTACGTCGAGCATCACGTTAAACCCCTGAGGATTGGAGGACGGGTAGAGCACGGCAATCGCGGGGCGATTCACGCCCGGCAATTTCCGTAGCCGTATCATTGACATCGCCATCAGCGCGCCAGTGTTCCCGCAAGAGACAGCCACGGCGGCTTCTCCGCTGCGCACGGACTCGATGGCGGACCACATGGAACTGGCCTTGCTGGTGCGTACAACTTGGCTGGGTTTGTCGTCCATCGTGACGACATCCGTTGCGTGGCGAACCTCGCAACGACCAGCCAAATCGCTGCGCTTGGCGATCAGCGGCTCAAGCTGATCACGGGGACCATGCAAGATAAAGCCGATGTCTGAATTGGCTGCCGCAGAAAGCGCACACCCGGCAACAACTGCTGCCGGGCCTTCGTCACCCCCCATCGCGTCAACCGAGATCAGGGTGTGTCCGGCTTTCGCGTTGGGGTGATCGGGCTGTGCCGTCATCGGTGCGAATGCCTCACTGCCATTGAAAAAACCTTAGGAACAACGCGCGCTTAGGCTGCGTCGTCTTCCAGGTCTACTTCTTCGGTCAGGGCGACAACTTCGGTGTCGTCATAGTGGCCGCATGCGGCGCAGATGTGGTGTGGGCGCTTCAGCTCACCACAGTTCGAACATTCGTTCGGGTTCGCTGCTGTGAGCGAATCGTGTGCGCGGCGGTTGTTGCGGCGCGATTTGGATACTTTATTCTGTTGGACAGCCATGTCTGGTGCCTTTGCCTTCGGGGTTGCTGACCTGCATGAGGCATGCCGCAACCGTGTTTCAATTCGGACCCCGTTTCGGGCGTGACGACGCTTTAGGGCCGCAGCCGCGCAATGTCCAACCTTAATTGGGGTGAGGGCGGCAAAATAACGCGAATGCGCGGCGATGCAACCCGTAATTTTCGCGGTTTTCCGCCTGTTTCTTTAGGTTTCGTCTTTCTTAAGCGCGTCGCGCAGGGCGCCAAGCCCGGCAAAGGGGCGCGCATCCTCGTCGGTCATCGGTTTCTGGCCCGGCTCGGCATGAACCATCTGGCCCAGTTCAACATCGTCCTTACGGGGGTATTCCGGCACTTCCAGCGCCAGCGCTTCGATCATGATCTGCGCGGGGTCGATCCATTGGCCCAAAGGCTCTGTCGTGTCGTCCTCGGGCATTTCGACTTCTTCCTCATCGGGGAGTTCGAAGTCATGCACGAAACGGCGTTTGATATTTACGTCGATGCGGGTGGTGACAGGCTCTAGCGTAACAACGCAGGGCTGCACCACGGTGGCACCCAGCTTGCCGTCGAGCTGCCAATCTTGTTTGCCCAGTGGTTTGATCTGCCCCGAAAAGCTGAGTTTGCGCAGCGCGGACAGTTCCAACTCCTCAGCGATTTGCGATACAACGTCACCTTCCGGGCGCAGCGCAAAGCCGTTTGGCTCCGTCTGAGACAGGTCAGCGACCCGAAGAGCGGTGGGCGTAGGTGATTTGCGCGACATGAGATATGACTTTCGTTTCTTGTACACTTGGGGTGCCTTAGTGTATGCGAAATAAAAGCCATAATCCGTCAGGGCAAGAGGGCAGACCAAATGCGCAATACGAAACAGACCGGCAAGACACGCCTCCGGATCGCAGGTATGGGCCTTGCACTGCTTCTGACGGCTTGTACGCCACAGTATGAAAACCACGGCTATGTTCCGCCACAAGATCAGCTTGAGCAAATCGTCGTCGGCAGCGACACCAAAGAAACCGTCGCTCAAAAGATCGGTGTGCCCACAGCCTCGGGTGTTTTGAGCGATGATAGTTACTACTACGTTAAGATGCGCCAACGCGCTTTGGGGTTCATGGCCCCGAAAGAGATCGACCGCGAAGTGGTCACCGTGAGCTTTAACGAAGCGGGCGTCGTGGCAAATGTCGAACGCTTCGGGCTAGAGCGCGGGCAGGTGGTGCCATTGTCGCGCCGCGTGACGACATCGCCAGTGGCTGACAATACATTCTTGCGTCAGCTTTTGGGCAACCTTGGCCGTTTTAGCCCGACGGCATTCGGCAGCTAAATTCATCCTTGAAAGCCCCGGCGGTCGATTGGCGGGGCAGGGCTGCAGGCAACCGAAGGCGACATCGCAGATGACCCAAGCGTCACCGGGCCGATATCTGACGCGCGAAGCCCTATCGCCTGCCGATATAACCCGCGCGCAGGTGCTGCGCGCCCGGTGTTTCCAGACAGGCATCCAGCCCGACATCGATGCTTTCGATGCAGGCGCGCGACATTTTCTGGTAGAGGATCGTGCCAGTGGCACTTTGGTCTGTTGCTTTCGCCTGACCCTATTTCGCGGCGCGACACTGGCGCACAGCTATGCCGCACAGTTTTATGACCTTTCCAACCTAGAAAGGGTCGACGACGCGCTGCTTGAACTCGGCCGCTTTTGCGTGCACCCCGACTGGCAAGACCCCGACATTCAGCGCCTGGCTTGGGGGCGGCTGGCACTTGAGGTGGATCACAACGAAGCGGCGCTTCTGTTCGGCTGTTCATCCTTCACAGGAACCGATCCGACAGTGTACCGGGATGCTTTTGCCCGTATGAATGAACAGCATCTGGCTCCGGCAAAGTGGCGGCCCGGACTCAAAGCCGATCAGTTCTATCCTTTTACCCGCGACACGCAAACTGCCGATTCCCGACGCGCGCGGCAGCAGACCCCGCCGCTGCTGCGCAGCTATCTTGCCATGGGCGGTTGGGTCAGCGATCATGCGGTGATCGACCAGCAGATGAACACGCTGCATGTGTTTACCGGACTGGAAATCGCGGCCATCCCTCCCAATCGTGCGCGGCTGCTTCGGGCTTTGGCCTAAAGCACGCGAAAGCGCCTCCCCATACCCAAGGGACATTGACCTTGCCCGCGCCGAGAGGTAGCTGGCGGGAATGGCACGCGCACCCCTTTTACAACTCACCGACATTTCGCTGACCTTTGGCGGCGACCCTGTTTTCGAAGATCTTTCACTGGTGGTTCAGACCGGCGACCGGCTGGCTTTGGTCGGCCGCAACGGCTCGGGCAAATCCACGCTGATGAAGGTGATGGCCGGACTGGTCGAGCCGGACAGCGGGGCGGTTATTGCCGGTCCCGGCGTGTCGGTCGGCTATATGGAGCAGGAGCCCGACCTGTCGGGTTTCGAGACGCTTGGCGATTTCGCGGCACATGGGCTTGATCCCGGCGAGATGTATAAAGTTGAACGCGCGGGCGAGGGGCTGAAGTTTGACCCTGCACGCCCCGTGGCCACTGCTTCGGGCGGTGAACGCCGCCGCGCGGCACTGGCGCGGCTGATGGCCGAAGAGCCCGAGCTGATGCTGCTGGATGAGCCGACCAACCACCTCGATATCGAAGCGATTGCTTGGCTCGAATCTGAGCTTAAGGGCACTCGCACCGCCTTTGTCATCATCAGCCACGACCGCGCCTTCCTGCGCGAACTGACCCGCGCGACCCTCTGGATCGACCGCGGCGCTGTGCGCCGTCAAGAGATCGGTTTTGAGGGGTTTGAAGCATGGCGCGATCAGATCTGGGAAGAAGAAGACATGCAGCGCCATAAGCTGAACCGCAAGATCAAGGCCGAAGCGCGTTGGGCGGTTGAGGGTATCTCGGCCCGGCGCAAACGTAACCAAGGCCGTGTCCGGGCGTTGCAAGATCTGCGGGCCGAACGGTCGTCGCAGATCACCCGCCAAGGGACCGCCGCGATGGCGCTGGAGGCTGGGCCCAAATCAGGCCGCAAGGTGATCGAAGCGACGGGCGTGGCCAAGAAGTTCGGCGAGAAACAGATCCTGCGTGATTTTTCGATCACCGTTCAACGGGGCGACCGGATTGCGCTGGTGGGGCCGAATGGCGTTGGCAAAACCACGCTGCTGAACATGTTGATCGGCAAGGAAGAGCCCGACACCGGGGAGATCAAGCTGGGCACCAATCTGGAATTGGCGCTCTTCGATCAGGCGCGCGCGCAGCTTGATGGCAATATGACGCTGTGGGAAAGCCTGACTGGCGACCCTGACATGCGTGTATCTGGCAAGGCCGATCAGGTGCTGGTGCGTGGCCAACCGAAACATGTGGTGGGTTACCTCAAGGAATTTCTGTTTGACGAGGCGCAGGCCCGCGCCCCCGTTCGGTCCCTTTCAGGCGGGGAAAAAGCGCGGCTGCTGCTGGCTAAGATCATGGCGCGGTCATCGAACCTTTTGGTGCTCGACGAACCGACCAACGATCTGGACGTCGAAACACTGGATCTGATGCAAGAGCTCTTGGGCACCTATGACGGCACCGTGCTGTTGGTAAGCCACGACCGCGATTTTCTCGACCGTGTGGCCGCCACGACCATTGCGATGGAAGGCGACGGGCGTGCGACGGTCTATGCAGGCGGTTGGAGCGATTATCTCGCGCAGCGCGGACAGGACGATTTTTCCGAAAGCGTGGTGAAAGCCAAGCCAAGCAAGGGCGAGGCTAAGGCCGAGAAAAAGCAATCCGCCTCGGGCCTGAGCTTTACCGAAAAGCACCGGCTCGAAGCGCTGCCGGGTGAGATTGAACGCCTCGAAGCCGAGATCGGCAAACTCGAAGAACTGCTCAGCGATGCGGAGTTGTTTACGCGTGAGCCTGTCAAATTCCAAAAGGCCAGTGACGCGCTTGTGCAGCGGCACGAGAAACTCTCGGATGCCGAAGAGGAATGGATGGCGTTGGAAGAAAAAGCGCAGGCCTAGGTCTGCGCGCCCTCTAACGCGATCTGCGGCCGGTATCCGGCACGAAACGCCGCAACGATGCTGGGCGGCGTGAGTAGGGTCACAGTTCCATGTGGGCGTTTTCGCGCTGTCTTGTAGCCCTCTGGCGCGTAGGGATAGAACGCATCGCCAACCAGCGCGCCGCTTTGTCCGTCTGCGTCGAGGATAAAGCTTCCATCCGGCAGGTCACTGGCCGCAACATTCACATGGCGGTGTTGCCGAAAGACACGCGGCACCGCGCGTTCACAGTGCAACTGACGGTCCAAAGCAGCGGCCGGGCCGGGAACCTCACAACAACTGCGAAACCGTTGATAATCTGCGGCACGGCATTCTGCGCAAGGTCGGTGACCGGCGGCAAAGGCGACAGCTTCATCTAGAAAAAACAGCTCGGTATAGCGGCGCGGGGCCATAAGCTGACGTTGACGTCCCTTGAAACGCAGCACACAGCATACCCAATTCCGATGCGCCCAACGGCGTTTGGGGTGCAGACCGCTCTCATCGTGCAGGATACCGCGATTGCCCATGAACCCACCCCGCGCGGGGTGGGTAATGATCTCTCCATCAGGTTGAACGCGGTTTTGCAGCGGCATCAGCGCATCCGCAGCGCCCCGTCCAGGCGGATTACTTCGCCGTTAAGATATCCCATCTCAACGATGAACCCGGCCAGCCGTCCGTACTCAGTGGGATCGCCCAAGCGGGCAGGGTTGGGGACATCTTTGGCAAGGTCGGCTTGCACCTCTTCCGGCAGGCCCGCCAGCATGGGTGTCTTGAAGATACCGGGCGCGATTGTCATCACACGGATACCGTCCTTGGCCAAATCCCGGGCCATGGGCAGGGTCATACCGACGATCCCGCCTTTAGATGCGGCATAGGCAGCTTGGCCCTTTTGCCCGTCAAAGGCGGCGATAGAGGCAGTGTTGATGATCACCCCGCGGGCACCATCGTCTTCGGGGTTGTTTTTGGCCATCGCCACGGCAGCAAGACGCGCAACGTTGAAACTGCCTACAAGGTTGATGTCTATGGTGCGCTGAAAGGCGTCCAAAGGGTGCGGCCCATCGCGGCCTGTGGTTTTGATGCCAAGCGCAATCCCGGCGCAGTTCACCGCCGCCGTGATCCAGCCCATTTTATCGGCGGCGTAGTCGACGGCCGCCTGAACTGAGCTTTCATCCGTCACATCGGTCAGAACGAAATGCCCACCGATTTCCTTTGCTACAGATTCGCCACGGGCGGCATCACGATCCAGCAAAGTGACTTGCGCGCCCTGCGAGGCAAAATACCGCGCTGTAGCTTCGCCAAGACCCGAAGCGCCTCCGGTGATGATGGCGGCTGTACTGTCTAGTTTCATGATGACTCCCCCCCCGATATGAACACTTGTTCAGTTCAGCACGAAGTTCCGCCCCATGCAAGCGATGCTTGGCGCAGCGGGTGTCGAAGGGAAGCGATGCGGGGACCGTCGTCAGCCCCCGTCATCTTTAGCCGAGTTGCACCAGCGCGTGGCGTTTCTTGCCCGCGCTCAGTTTGATCGGCGACGCCAGCGCGCCCGAATCCAGCATCATGCCCGCATCTGTCAGCGGCTGATCGTCGATCCGCGCGCCATTTTCGGCAATCAGGCGCTTGGCCTCTTTGCCGGAACCGGCAAGGCCCGATTTCACCAGCAGTTGAACGATAGAAACGCCATCGCCCACATCCGCCGCCGACAGGGTCAGGGTGGGCAGGTCATCGCCCACGCCGCCTTTTTCAAAGACGTCGCGCGCCGTGGCTTCGGCGGTCCGCGCCGCTTCTTCGCCGTGCAGCAGGCCGGTGACCTCATTGGCCAAACGCACTTTTGCTTCGTTTATCTCGGATCCGGCGAGCGCACCCAGACGGTCGCATTCATCGACCGGCAGCTCGGTGTAGAGCTTGAGGAAACGGCCCACATCGGCATCGGTGCAATTGCGCCAGAACTGCCAGAACTCATAAGGGCTCAGCATATCGCCGTTCAGCCAGACCGCGCCGCCCGCAGATTTGCCCATCTTCTTGCCGTCGCTGGTGGTCAGCAGCGGTGAGGTCAGGCCGTAAACTTCGCCGTCGATCACGCGCCGGGTCAGGTCGATGCCGTTGACGATATTGCCCCATTGGTCGCTGCCGCCCATCTGCAGAATACAACCGTAGCGGCGGTGAAGCTCCATAAAATCATAGGCTTGGAGAATCATGTAGTTGAACTCAAGGAACGACAGCGATTGCTCCCGATCCAACCGCGATTTCACACTCTCAAAACTGAGCATCCGGTTGATCGAAAAATGCCGCCCGATATCGCGCAGGAAATCGAGATAGTTCAACTCGTCCAGCCATTCGGCGTTATTGAGCATCAGCGCGTCGCTCGGCCCATCGCCATAATCAAGGTAGCGGGCAAAGACCTGACGAATGCCTTCGATGTTGTCGTCGATCGCCTCGGGCGTCAGCAGGGGGCGTTCATCTGAGCGGAAAGATGGATCGCCCACCTTTGTCGTGCCGCCGCCCATCAGGGTGATCGGCTTGCCGCCGCATTTCTGCAACCAACGCAGCATCATGATGTTGACCAGATGGCCCACGTGCAGCGATTTGGCCGTGGCGTCATAGCCCACGTAGGCGGGGGCTGCGCCTTTCATCAGGGCGTCGTCCAATCCCTGATAATCGGTGCAATCGGCCAGAAAGCCGCGCTGCATCATCGTGTGGATGAACTCCGATTTGGGATGGTATGTCATGGTGACTTGCCTCAAAACTGTGTTGCGGGGCAATCTATATGCGCACGAGCGGCAAAGGAAAAGGCCATGAATAGGGCCATGCACAGGCAACATGTCGGAACCGGTGTGGTGACGGCTCTGGGAATGATGTCGGGCACCTCACTAGACGGGGTGGACGCGGCTATTTTGCGCACCGATGGGCATGATATCACCAGTTTTGGCCGCAGCGCCTACCGGACATATTCGGCTGAGGACCGTCGGGTCATCGCCGCCGGATTCGGCAAATGGCACGGGGCAGAGGTTGAGGCGGCGGCGCATGCGGTCGAGGCCGCGCATCTGGCGCTGTTGGATGATTTATTGAAAGACAATGCCTCGGTGGAGCTGATCGGCTTTCATGGCCAGACGCTGGCCCATGCCCCACGTATGCAAGGCACATTGCAAGTCGGCGACGGGGCGTTATTGGCGCGCGAGATCGGGCTTCCCGTGGTTTGGGATTTCCGCAGCGCCGATGTGGAACTGGGCGGCGAAGGGGCACCTCTGGCACCGTTCTTTCACCACGCCTGCGCACGTTACGCAGGAAAAAGCGGCCCGGTTGCTTTTTTGAACCTTGGGGGTGTCGGGAACCTCACTTGGGTCGATCCGCGCGTTGCGCGGCCCGAAGAAGAGGGGGCTCTGCTTGCTTTTGACACCGGCCCGGCGAATGCGCCGATCAATGATTTGATGCAGGCACGGCTGGGTCTCGATTTCGACGAAGGCGGCAAGCTGGCCGCGCGGGGCAGGGTGGAACATGGCGCGTTGGAATTGTTCCTTGCCGAGCCTTACTTTGCACGCATGCCGCCAAAATCACTTGATCGGAATGATTTCGCCGAAATGGTCGCCTTGGTCGGCGAGCTATCTGATGCCGATGCCTGCGCCACCTTGACCGCCATGTGCGCCGCTGGCGTGGCCGAGGCGATGCAGCACTGCCCGGCCCCACCCGAGCGCGTCTATGTGACCGGGGGCGGGCGGCATAACCCGGTGTTGATGCGGATGTTGGATGTCAGCCTTGATTGCCCGGTCGCTGCAGTGGAAGAGATTGGTCTCGATGGCGATATGCTTGAGGCGCAGGCCTTTGCTTATCTCGCCGTTCGCGTGGCGCGTAAATTGCCTACGTCCTGCCCCGGCACAACCGGTGTGCGCGCGGCGGTCGGTGGCGGCACTGTCAGCCGACACTGACATTCCTTCCGTTTGAATCCTAGATTTCGTCAGAAACGTGCCAAATGGCTCTTCGATAGCCATTAGCATGCGGGCTTTGTGTCTGGATTTTGCAAACTCCGGCATAATTTTAACAAAGTTTCAAAATAGTGATATTTTTTGGAATTATATGAAACCTCTTTGG of Sulfitobacter sp. DSM 110093 contains these proteins:
- the rpmF gene encoding 50S ribosomal protein L32, with amino-acid sequence MAVQQNKVSKSRRNNRRAHDSLTAANPNECSNCGELKRPHHICAACGHYDDTEVVALTEEVDLEDDAA
- a CDS encoding anhydro-N-acetylmuramic acid kinase, with protein sequence MNRAMHRQHVGTGVVTALGMMSGTSLDGVDAAILRTDGHDITSFGRSAYRTYSAEDRRVIAAGFGKWHGAEVEAAAHAVEAAHLALLDDLLKDNASVELIGFHGQTLAHAPRMQGTLQVGDGALLAREIGLPVVWDFRSADVELGGEGAPLAPFFHHACARYAGKSGPVAFLNLGGVGNLTWVDPRVARPEEEGALLAFDTGPANAPINDLMQARLGLDFDEGGKLAARGRVEHGALELFLAEPYFARMPPKSLDRNDFAEMVALVGELSDADACATLTAMCAAGVAEAMQHCPAPPERVYVTGGGRHNPVLMRMLDVSLDCPVAAVEEIGLDGDMLEAQAFAYLAVRVARKLPTSCPGTTGVRAAVGGGTVSRH
- a CDS encoding 3-hydroxyacyl-CoA dehydrogenase, giving the protein MKLDSTAAIITGGASGLGEATARYFASQGAQVTLLDRDAARGESVAKEIGGHFVLTDVTDESSVQAAVDYAADKMGWITAAVNCAGIALGIKTTGRDGPHPLDAFQRTIDINLVGSFNVARLAAVAMAKNNPEDDGARGVIINTASIAAFDGQKGQAAYAASKGGIVGMTLPMARDLAKDGIRVMTIAPGIFKTPMLAGLPEEVQADLAKDVPNPARLGDPTEYGRLAGFIVEMGYLNGEVIRLDGALRMR
- the plsX gene encoding phosphate acyltransferase PlsX, with the translated sequence MTAQPDHPNAKAGHTLISVDAMGGDEGPAAVVAGCALSAAANSDIGFILHGPRDQLEPLIAKRSDLAGRCEVRHATDVVTMDDKPSQVVRTSKASSMWSAIESVRSGEAAVAVSCGNTGALMAMSMIRLRKLPGVNRPAIAVLYPSSNPQGFNVMLDVGADVRADADDLLRFALMGTSYARNGMDLERPRVGLLNVGTEEHKGRTELKEAYDLIRAQGDATGFEFVGFVEGGDISGNRADVIVTDGFTGNVAIKTGEGTASMIGNRLREAFKYSPMSRLASLLAYTSLRRLSKKIDPRRVNGGVFLGLNGTVVKSHGSADATGISAAIKLAAQLSQNKFNDKLAARVAATLPAEESVK
- a CDS encoding outer membrane protein assembly factor BamE, translated to MRNTKQTGKTRLRIAGMGLALLLTACTPQYENHGYVPPQDQLEQIVVGSDTKETVAQKIGVPTASGVLSDDSYYYVKMRQRALGFMAPKEIDREVVTVSFNEAGVVANVERFGLERGQVVPLSRRVTTSPVADNTFLRQLLGNLGRFSPTAFGS
- the tyrS gene encoding tyrosine--tRNA ligase, translating into MTYHPKSEFIHTMMQRGFLADCTDYQGLDDALMKGAAPAYVGYDATAKSLHVGHLVNIMMLRWLQKCGGKPITLMGGGTTKVGDPSFRSDERPLLTPEAIDDNIEGIRQVFARYLDYGDGPSDALMLNNAEWLDELNYLDFLRDIGRHFSINRMLSFESVKSRLDREQSLSFLEFNYMILQAYDFMELHRRYGCILQMGGSDQWGNIVNGIDLTRRVIDGEVYGLTSPLLTTSDGKKMGKSAGGAVWLNGDMLSPYEFWQFWRNCTDADVGRFLKLYTELPVDECDRLGALAGSEINEAKVRLANEVTGLLHGEEAARTAEATARDVFEKGGVGDDLPTLTLSAADVGDGVSIVQLLVKSGLAGSGKEAKRLIAENGARIDDQPLTDAGMMLDSGALASPIKLSAGKKRHALVQLG
- a CDS encoding ATP-binding cassette domain-containing protein, which gives rise to MARAPLLQLTDISLTFGGDPVFEDLSLVVQTGDRLALVGRNGSGKSTLMKVMAGLVEPDSGAVIAGPGVSVGYMEQEPDLSGFETLGDFAAHGLDPGEMYKVERAGEGLKFDPARPVATASGGERRRAALARLMAEEPELMLLDEPTNHLDIEAIAWLESELKGTRTAFVIISHDRAFLRELTRATLWIDRGAVRRQEIGFEGFEAWRDQIWEEEDMQRHKLNRKIKAEARWAVEGISARRKRNQGRVRALQDLRAERSSQITRQGTAAMALEAGPKSGRKVIEATGVAKKFGEKQILRDFSITVQRGDRIALVGPNGVGKTTLLNMLIGKEEPDTGEIKLGTNLELALFDQARAQLDGNMTLWESLTGDPDMRVSGKADQVLVRGQPKHVVGYLKEFLFDEAQARAPVRSLSGGEKARLLLAKIMARSSNLLVLDEPTNDLDVETLDLMQELLGTYDGTVLLVSHDRDFLDRVAATTIAMEGDGRATVYAGGWSDYLAQRGQDDFSESVVKAKPSKGEAKAEKKQSASGLSFTEKHRLEALPGEIERLEAEIGKLEELLSDAELFTREPVKFQKASDALVQRHEKLSDAEEEWMALEEKAQA
- a CDS encoding GNAT family N-acetyltransferase, which gives rise to MTQASPGRYLTREALSPADITRAQVLRARCFQTGIQPDIDAFDAGARHFLVEDRASGTLVCCFRLTLFRGATLAHSYAAQFYDLSNLERVDDALLELGRFCVHPDWQDPDIQRLAWGRLALEVDHNEAALLFGCSSFTGTDPTVYRDAFARMNEQHLAPAKWRPGLKADQFYPFTRDTQTADSRRARQQTPPLLRSYLAMGGWVSDHAVIDQQMNTLHVFTGLEIAAIPPNRARLLRALA
- a CDS encoding DUF177 domain-containing protein, whose protein sequence is MSRKSPTPTALRVADLSQTEPNGFALRPEGDVVSQIAEELELSALRKLSFSGQIKPLGKQDWQLDGKLGATVVQPCVVTLEPVTTRIDVNIKRRFVHDFELPDEEEVEMPEDDTTEPLGQWIDPAQIMIEALALEVPEYPRKDDVELGQMVHAEPGQKPMTDEDARPFAGLGALRDALKKDET